A single window of uncultured Methanospirillum sp. DNA harbors:
- a CDS encoding Holliday junction resolvase-like protein → MEYSDLLTFLLLILLAWISYLYYRLKTSIEERARTLHNRWRDQDLSFLQSQMEQQTDEKIRIWKNDEERSIRQDAIKRSREVIHGKVTEHLIPFFSSFRWNPADARFLGSPIDFVIFDGLSEGEVREIIFVEVKSGARPVLTPRERSVERCIKRGNVDFTVIHHSNSQTEQ, encoded by the coding sequence ATGGAATATTCTGATCTCCTCACTTTCTTACTTTTAATTCTCCTTGCCTGGATTTCTTACTTATATTACCGGTTGAAAACATCGATTGAAGAACGTGCACGAACTCTACATAACCGGTGGCGTGATCAGGATCTCTCCTTTCTTCAGTCACAGATGGAGCAACAGACAGATGAAAAGATAAGGATCTGGAAAAATGACGAAGAGCGGAGCATTCGCCAAGATGCGATTAAACGATCACGGGAAGTGATCCACGGAAAAGTGACTGAACACCTGATACCCTTCTTCTCATCGTTCCGGTGGAATCCCGCAGATGCAAGATTCCTGGGTTCTCCAATTGATTTTGTCATATTTGATGGATTGTCTGAAGGTGAGGTTAGGGAAATTATCTTTGTAGAAGTAAAAAGCGGTGCAAGACCGGTTCTCACTCCCCGTGAACGGTCAGTTGAGAGGTGTATTAAGAGGGGGAATGTTGACTTTACGGTAATCCATCATTCAAACAGTCAGACAGAACAATAA
- a CDS encoding ABC transporter ATP-binding protein/permease gives MISLPEYFHKLRFFIKGYEFFLVFLFLIAMIIGIIDALSISLLYPMLSVGFQIDANTNQIYHFIEKFGSLIPIGSPFVHLGFLFIFLTGTSLFLQLVYWKIAFIFQKEVIINIKKAIFHKINNNDYNFFIDTKQGDLITLFNISPSNVQQTFDKLLCLCTDLVSSLLVIFMLFLISPEGMLLVLIGGGLFYVLLNMIGKNISEKLGFLQIVSGQSENKVITEYISGVKPIKALHAADHWNEQYSDALKIYWDRFAELMFIQRIPILAINSLFYIAIGGIVLILYVYYADKFISVIPVLGTFAAGTMKVLPKFMNIGDYRLQLSASLPHIVSVYNALNDKKYEKIVNGNINCNNISSDIILKDVNFSYNHVPILKQVNMIIKKGSMTALVGPSGSGKSTITSLLLRLFDPKSGFIYINNEDLKSFEIGSYRNLIGYISQEPFIFNDTIKENICFGEKYSDVEIIRAAKLAHAHNFISDLPHGYDTFVGDQGINLSGGEKQRIVIARAMIRRPELLILDEATSALDNISEAAVQKAIDHVSKECTTLVIAHRLTTIKNADKIFTIDKGEITEEGTHDELLKQKGKYWEMYTSNDQES, from the coding sequence ATGATTAGTTTGCCTGAATATTTCCATAAATTAAGATTTTTTATAAAAGGCTATGAATTTTTTTTAGTATTCCTTTTTCTCATTGCGATGATAATAGGAATAATTGACGCTTTAAGTATTTCTTTACTATATCCAATGCTGTCGGTTGGATTTCAGATAGATGCAAATACAAACCAAATATACCATTTTATTGAAAAATTTGGTTCATTAATACCTATAGGTTCTCCTTTTGTTCATTTAGGGTTTTTATTTATTTTTTTAACTGGAACTAGCTTGTTTTTACAGTTGGTTTATTGGAAAATAGCATTCATTTTTCAAAAAGAAGTGATTATTAACATCAAAAAAGCCATTTTCCATAAAATTAATAATAATGATTACAATTTTTTTATTGACACAAAACAAGGCGATCTGATAACCCTTTTTAATATTAGCCCAAGTAATGTCCAACAAACATTTGATAAATTGCTTTGTTTATGTACTGATTTAGTCAGTTCTCTGTTAGTTATATTTATGTTATTTCTTATTTCTCCTGAAGGAATGCTTTTAGTTTTAATAGGAGGTGGATTGTTTTATGTGCTTCTCAATATGATTGGAAAGAATATTTCCGAAAAACTAGGTTTTCTTCAAATTGTTTCCGGACAGTCAGAAAATAAGGTAATTACTGAATACATATCTGGTGTAAAACCAATCAAAGCTCTTCATGCAGCTGATCACTGGAATGAGCAATATTCTGATGCATTAAAGATATACTGGGACCGATTTGCTGAACTAATGTTTATACAGAGAATTCCAATACTTGCAATTAATTCTCTGTTCTACATTGCAATAGGAGGGATAGTATTAATATTATATGTATATTATGCAGATAAATTTATATCAGTAATCCCAGTTCTGGGTACATTTGCAGCGGGTACTATGAAAGTATTACCTAAGTTTATGAATATTGGGGATTATCGATTACAATTGAGTGCTTCCCTCCCACATATCGTTTCTGTTTATAATGCATTGAACGATAAAAAATATGAAAAAATCGTAAATGGAAATATTAATTGTAATAATATTTCGTCAGATATTATTCTTAAGGATGTAAATTTTTCATATAATCATGTGCCCATCCTCAAACAGGTAAATATGATAATTAAAAAAGGTTCTATGACTGCTTTAGTAGGCCCTTCTGGATCCGGTAAGTCTACAATTACAAGTCTTTTATTACGGCTGTTCGATCCAAAATCAGGATTTATTTATATCAACAATGAGGATTTAAAAAGTTTTGAAATTGGATCATATCGCAATTTAATTGGGTATATCAGTCAGGAACCTTTCATATTTAATGACACAATTAAGGAAAATATTTGTTTTGGAGAAAAATATTCCGATGTTGAAATTATTAGAGCTGCAAAACTAGCTCATGCTCACAATTTTATTTCAGATCTTCCTCATGGGTATGATACTTTTGTAGGAGATCAGGGGATTAACCTTTCAGGTGGAGAGAAACAAAGAATTGTTATCGCAAGAGCTATGATTCGTCGTCCTGAGTTATTAATCCTTGATGAAGCAACAAGTGCACTTGATAATATTTCTGAAGCAGCAGTCCAAAAAGCGATAGACCATGTTTCTAAAGAATGTACAACATTAGTAATTGCACACCGATTAACAACGATAAAGAATGCAGATAAAATATTTACAATTGATAAGGGAGAAATTACCGAAGAAGGAACTCATGACGAATTATTAAAACAAAAAGGAAAATACTGGGAGATGTATACTTCAAATGATCAGGAGAGTTGA
- a CDS encoding class III extradiol ring-cleavage dioxygenase has translation MLCISAHWERHGLVVTMSVNLETIHDFYGFPKELYLITYPAKGEPEVGEEVITLLGSGGYIVDRDMSRGLDHGTWVPLQFLYPDADIPVLQLSLPVELPLPDLFTIGGLLAPLRELGVLILGSGNLVHNLSRVDFEHRDARVLE, from the coding sequence ATTTTGTGCATATCTGCTCACTGGGAAAGACATGGGCTTGTAGTCACTATGTCTGTGAATCTAGAAACAATCCATGACTTTTATGGATTTCCTAAAGAACTTTATTTGATTACATATCCAGCAAAGGGAGAACCTGAAGTTGGTGAAGAAGTTATCACACTGCTGGGTTCAGGAGGATACATTGTAGATCGTGATATGTCTCGGGGGCTGGATCATGGTACCTGGGTTCCTCTCCAGTTTCTATATCCTGATGCCGACATCCCGGTTCTGCAACTGAGCCTTCCTGTCGAATTACCTCTACCTGACCTTTTCACGATTGGAGGATTATTGGCCCCACTTAGAGAGTTGGGAGTTCTGATTCTGGGAAGTGGAAACCTGGTTCATAATCTATCAAGGGTAGACTTTGAACACCGGGATGCACGTGTTTTGGAATAG
- a CDS encoding ISH3 family transposase, translating to MKTVVGMASNQGSIHSTTNSLVNVPCENSMRHHLQKLDFNFLQENNVEILTSDAISILNPGTAYKFAIDFTLDPDYGNQTQENWDYIVRSQKKKSTNDFYGYATLYVINKNRQLTLSILPMHPEFSSAYYVAYFLDVIKSLNLKMEVLCLDRGFYSKKVIKLLQICDVPNIISVKRHGKRMIELLDGRGSKFDTYTMKDRKCPVTFRLAVVTTDSKGKRGKNKAINYGYVVFGIDWKFKKIFNIYRTRFAIESSYRMRNRSKPKTSSKSVKLKYFYAIVSMLLKNIWLAIAWDYFSPIQTGPRVIILRAFRFEWFLDLLWNYTKKLRKFRTRIPSYRVPIERYRYSYVK from the coding sequence ATTAAAACAGTCGTCGGAATGGCTTCTAATCAGGGATCAATTCATTCAACAACGAATAGTCTTGTTAATGTTCCTTGTGAAAATTCAATGCGGCACCACCTTCAGAAACTTGACTTTAACTTTCTTCAGGAAAATAATGTAGAAATACTAACCTCTGATGCAATATCTATCCTTAATCCTGGAACAGCGTATAAATTCGCAATAGATTTTACGTTGGATCCCGATTATGGCAATCAAACCCAGGAAAACTGGGATTATATTGTCCGAAGCCAGAAAAAGAAGTCTACAAACGACTTTTACGGATATGCAACTCTGTATGTTATTAACAAAAACCGTCAGCTTACTTTATCCATCCTCCCGATGCATCCGGAGTTCTCTTCAGCTTATTATGTAGCATACTTTTTGGACGTAATTAAGTCATTAAACCTGAAGATGGAGGTTTTATGTTTAGATCGTGGTTTTTATAGTAAAAAAGTTATCAAACTATTACAGATCTGCGATGTGCCTAACATTATCTCAGTAAAAAGACATGGAAAACGGATGATAGAGTTATTAGACGGAAGAGGATCAAAGTTTGACACCTATACAATGAAGGACCGAAAGTGTCCAGTTACATTCAGATTAGCTGTTGTTACCACAGACTCGAAAGGGAAAAGAGGGAAGAACAAAGCGATTAACTATGGATATGTTGTATTTGGAATAGATTGGAAGTTCAAAAAGATTTTCAATATATATCGTACTCGATTCGCAATTGAATCATCCTATAGGATGAGAAACCGGTCAAAGCCTAAAACATCGTCTAAAAGTGTAAAACTTAAGTATTTTTACGCCATAGTTTCAATGCTCTTAAAGAATATTTGGCTTGCGATAGCATGGGATTATTTTTCACCCATCCAGACAGGTCCTCGTGTAATAATTTTGCGTGCATTCAGGTTTGAATGGTTCCTTGATCTCCTTTGGAACTATACAAAAAAGTTGAGAAAGTTTAGGACTCGAATTCCCTCATACAGGGTTCCAATTGAGAGATATCGATATAGTTACGTTAAATAA
- the fdhF gene encoding formate dehydrogenase subunit alpha, whose product MSENTEIMKYVPTTCPYCGVGCGLNLVVNDGKVVGVEAYQRTPVNEGKLCPKGMTCWEHVHNPDRLTTPLIKKDGKHVPATWDEALDLVAKKLKEVSDKHGPRGLGFHTSCRTVNEDCYIFQKFARCAFKTNNVDNCARICHGPSVAGLSLSFGSGAATNGFRDVLNSELILMWGSNAMEAHPLAGRRVAEAKKKGIPIIVVDPRKTMTARIADTWVRFNPSTHIALINSMMYWIIKEGKYDKKFVEERTEHFDELQKTVENYADCEAIHGVPLATVKDLAFRYADVKNAVIIYCLGITELTTGTDNVRSLGNLAMLCGNIGREGVGVNPLRGQNNVQGACDMGAYPNVYSGYQKCEVPENRAKMEKAWGVTDLPDWYGVTLTEQINQCGEEIKALYMLGINPAVTYPDSNHVKRQLEKLDFLVVQDIFFTETCQYADVILPGACFAEKDGTFTSAERRVNRVRKAVNPPGEAKEDIWIIAELAKRMGLKTFDLPTGKDVWDDMRAVTPSMFGCLYERMEKPESVIWPCPTPEHPGTPILHREKFATANGKGQFFGLEYRPPAEVADAEYPFTLMTGRVVFHYHSRTQTGRSDMHREVPESYAQINVEDAERLKIKDGERVLLKSRRGETNTVARVTDDVAPGVVYMAMHFADGVNNLTNTALDPLSKMPELKHCAISIEKLGGN is encoded by the coding sequence ATGAGTGAAAATACAGAAATAATGAAATATGTTCCGACTACCTGCCCATATTGTGGTGTGGGATGTGGTCTGAACCTGGTTGTTAACGACGGGAAGGTTGTTGGTGTCGAGGCATACCAGCGAACCCCGGTGAACGAGGGAAAACTCTGTCCAAAAGGTATGACCTGTTGGGAACATGTTCACAACCCTGACCGTCTTACCACTCCGCTGATCAAAAAGGATGGCAAGCACGTTCCCGCAACCTGGGACGAGGCCCTTGACCTGGTCGCCAAGAAGCTGAAAGAGGTCAGTGACAAGCACGGCCCCCGTGGTCTTGGATTCCATACCTCATGTAGAACCGTGAATGAAGACTGTTATATCTTCCAGAAGTTTGCACGGTGCGCATTCAAGACGAACAACGTCGATAACTGCGCCCGTATCTGCCACGGACCTTCTGTTGCCGGTCTCTCACTCTCCTTCGGTTCCGGTGCCGCAACCAACGGTTTCAGAGATGTTCTGAACTCTGAGCTTATCCTGATGTGGGGATCCAACGCAATGGAGGCTCACCCACTCGCAGGACGCCGGGTTGCAGAGGCAAAGAAGAAGGGCATTCCAATCATCGTGGTAGACCCACGTAAGACCATGACTGCCCGCATTGCAGACACCTGGGTGCGGTTCAACCCATCGACCCACATTGCCCTGATCAACTCGATGATGTACTGGATCATCAAGGAAGGCAAGTATGACAAGAAGTTTGTCGAAGAGCGGACCGAACACTTTGACGAACTCCAAAAAACCGTCGAGAACTACGCAGACTGCGAGGCAATCCATGGTGTTCCACTGGCAACCGTCAAGGATCTCGCATTCAGATACGCAGATGTCAAGAATGCGGTGATCATCTACTGCCTTGGTATCACAGAACTCACCACCGGTACAGACAACGTCCGGTCACTCGGAAACCTCGCAATGCTCTGTGGAAACATCGGACGCGAAGGTGTCGGTGTCAACCCACTGCGTGGACAGAACAACGTGCAGGGTGCCTGTGATATGGGTGCATACCCGAACGTCTACTCCGGATACCAGAAGTGTGAAGTTCCCGAGAACCGTGCAAAGATGGAGAAGGCCTGGGGCGTTACTGACCTGCCTGACTGGTATGGTGTCACTCTCACCGAGCAGATCAACCAGTGCGGAGAAGAGATCAAGGCATTATATATGCTTGGTATCAACCCGGCTGTCACCTACCCGGATTCAAACCACGTGAAACGCCAGCTCGAGAAACTTGACTTCCTTGTTGTTCAGGATATCTTCTTCACCGAGACCTGCCAGTATGCTGATGTCATCCTGCCAGGAGCCTGTTTTGCAGAGAAGGATGGAACCTTTACCAGTGCAGAACGCCGTGTCAACCGTGTCCGCAAGGCAGTAAACCCACCCGGCGAGGCAAAGGAAGACATCTGGATCATCGCAGAACTTGCAAAGCGGATGGGTCTGAAGACCTTTGATCTCCCAACTGGAAAGGACGTATGGGACGACATGCGGGCAGTAACCCCGTCCATGTTCGGCTGCCTCTACGAGCGGATGGAAAAACCTGAGTCAGTGATCTGGCCCTGTCCAACTCCGGAGCACCCGGGAACCCCGATCCTGCACCGTGAAAAGTTCGCAACTGCAAACGGAAAAGGTCAGTTCTTCGGTCTTGAATACCGGCCACCAGCAGAAGTCGCAGACGCCGAGTATCCGTTCACACTTATGACCGGACGTGTCGTCTTCCACTACCACTCCCGGACCCAGACCGGACGCAGTGACATGCACCGTGAGGTCCCGGAGTCATATGCACAGATCAACGTCGAGGATGCAGAACGCCTGAAGATCAAGGATGGCGAGCGGGTCTTACTCAAGAGCCGCCGCGGTGAAACGAACACCGTTGCACGGGTAACCGACGATGTTGCACCGGGCGTGGTCTACATGGCCATGCACTTTGCAGATGGTGTCAATAACCTGACCAACACCGCACTCGACCCACTCTCTAAGATGCCTGAACTCAAGCACTGCGCAATATCTATCGAAAAACTCGGAGGCAACTAA
- a CDS encoding glycosyltransferase, with protein sequence MKIGIDLLPLSIDPKGRGITTYILHLINHLIIDHDAEYFLYNYKKGSVPNTIVNRKNVTCIPDNISGDLSSSLDHFVYTSFLALSHPIVNPGDLACSYSIIVYDIIPVALWEKYISHFSDKVKNDYFKRLYQIRYCQNIFVISSSVKRDLVELLEIDPSKITIIFAGLDPDINYFVDNEVDCLFNKIKISQNYFLSVPSMDTRKNVEGMIKAYARLPKRIQNDYQFVLANEITPDYERKITHLIHEEGIPPGKILFTDYLSRHDLFLLYQHASLFVFVPHYEGFGLPVIEAMAFGIPSIVSDNSCLPEIGGDAVLYVNSNNYQEIAETIGNLIDDKSMQNSLITKGKQQLGKFTWENTADLLFNGIISLNKLAIKLRIGIITPWNSGCAISEYSYHLSNSLNHDVTIFANIIGKDEKVRCDGIDVKRCWKIGLNSYEQLTRAISEHLIDIVHIQYHPALFSMEFLRKFITHLNKNKIKSVVTFHQNLQNATGGIEYIHSDIKEFEKINCIIVSNSSELSRLRSVGLNNSFFVPNGIIGKEKIKQDLGLSNKIVICALFTNLGLIGVNDEFIALLKSIVPLKRFFPEIILLVLPCTDKEFVSINLEEILYKYNLSYDLKFSVILINEFLNDEEIALSLFISDIVILPNHNSNTNYLTYLEIALKLNSPLILTKNHMLGDSAKNVKFCRPSCESFYEVIFYILFNHSYNEASKSLSLKNEVYDTWDDVARKYEKIYNNI encoded by the coding sequence ATGAAAATTGGTATCGATCTTCTACCTTTATCCATAGATCCCAAAGGAAGGGGTATAACAACATATATTCTGCATCTCATAAATCATCTGATTATTGATCATGATGCTGAATACTTTTTGTATAACTACAAAAAAGGGTCTGTTCCAAATACAATAGTTAACCGAAAAAATGTCACGTGTATTCCTGATAACATTAGCGGAGATTTATCATCATCTCTGGATCACTTTGTTTATACAAGTTTCCTGGCCTTAAGTCATCCGATTGTGAATCCCGGTGATTTAGCCTGCTCATATTCGATTATTGTTTATGATATTATACCAGTTGCATTATGGGAAAAATATATATCTCATTTTTCAGATAAAGTAAAAAATGATTATTTTAAAAGGTTATATCAGATCAGATATTGCCAAAATATTTTTGTCATATCGTCTTCAGTGAAACGAGATCTTGTTGAATTGTTGGAAATTGATCCTTCAAAAATCACGATTATCTTTGCTGGATTGGATCCTGATATTAACTATTTTGTGGACAATGAGGTTGATTGCCTATTTAACAAAATAAAGATTTCACAAAATTACTTCTTGTCTGTTCCCAGTATGGACACAAGAAAAAATGTAGAGGGGATGATAAAAGCTTATGCAAGATTGCCTAAAAGAATCCAAAATGATTATCAATTTGTGTTAGCAAATGAAATTACCCCTGATTATGAAAGAAAAATAACTCACTTAATCCATGAAGAAGGTATTCCCCCAGGAAAAATTCTTTTTACGGATTATTTATCCCGTCATGATTTGTTTTTGTTATATCAACATGCTTCACTTTTCGTATTTGTTCCGCACTACGAAGGATTTGGATTACCTGTAATTGAAGCAATGGCTTTTGGAATTCCTTCTATTGTATCAGACAATTCCTGCTTACCGGAAATAGGTGGTGATGCTGTTTTATATGTGAATTCCAATAATTATCAGGAGATTGCAGAAACTATTGGTAACCTAATTGATGATAAATCTATGCAAAATTCCCTTATAACGAAAGGAAAACAACAACTGGGTAAATTTACTTGGGAGAACACAGCAGATCTTCTATTTAATGGTATAATTTCCTTAAATAAATTAGCAATCAAATTGAGAATTGGAATTATCACTCCATGGAATTCAGGATGTGCCATCTCCGAATATTCTTATCATCTGTCAAATTCTCTAAATCATGATGTAACTATTTTTGCAAACATTATTGGGAAGGATGAAAAAGTTCGTTGTGATGGCATTGATGTTAAAAGGTGTTGGAAAATTGGTCTAAACAGTTATGAACAATTAACAAGGGCAATTTCTGAACATTTAATTGATATTGTTCACATACAGTATCACCCTGCATTGTTCTCTATGGAATTTCTCAGAAAATTCATAACCCACTTAAATAAAAATAAAATTAAGTCGGTTGTTACATTCCATCAAAATCTCCAAAATGCCACAGGAGGCATCGAATATATACATTCAGATATAAAGGAGTTTGAAAAAATAAATTGCATTATTGTATCAAACAGTTCTGAATTATCACGATTACGATCAGTGGGATTAAACAACTCATTTTTTGTTCCAAATGGAATTATTGGGAAAGAAAAAATTAAACAAGATCTTGGTTTAAGCAATAAGATTGTGATTTGTGCACTATTTACCAATTTGGGTTTAATTGGTGTGAATGATGAGTTTATCGCCCTATTAAAATCAATCGTTCCCTTGAAACGGTTTTTTCCAGAAATTATTTTGTTAGTTCTTCCTTGTACGGATAAAGAATTTGTTAGCATTAACTTGGAGGAAATACTTTATAAATATAATCTGTCTTATGATCTGAAATTTTCGGTTATATTAATAAATGAATTCCTTAACGATGAAGAAATTGCATTATCTTTGTTTATTTCTGATATTGTTATTCTTCCAAATCATAATTCTAATACTAATTATTTAACATATTTAGAAATTGCATTAAAATTAAATTCTCCGCTCATTTTAACAAAAAATCATATGTTGGGAGATTCTGCGAAAAATGTTAAATTCTGTCGACCCAGTTGCGAGTCATTTTATGAAGTTATTTTTTATATATTATTCAATCACTCATATAATGAGGCCTCTAAATCTTTATCATTAAAAAATGAGGTATATGATACATGGGATGATGTTGCAAGAAAATATGAAAAAATATATAATAATATTTAA
- a CDS encoding tetratricopeptide repeat protein: MRNLLCIFALLLISILILPAISAADNVSDAKQMWDAGKAQWDEKKYDEAFVSFTNATTLDPTNVDAWFYTGLTLARLGKNEEAISAYETVSQLDPANAAAWFNKGTNLAAINRTDEALGAYEKAIELDPAYAFPWYNKGNIQADARNFEDALKSYNHAIELDPTFTIAWKGKGSVLAKLGRTAESVDAYNIAKQLEE, encoded by the coding sequence ATGAGGAATCTTCTGTGTATATTTGCTCTCCTTCTTATCAGTATCTTGATTCTACCGGCGATATCTGCTGCCGATAATGTGAGTGATGCGAAGCAGATGTGGGATGCAGGAAAAGCACAATGGGACGAGAAAAAGTACGATGAGGCTTTCGTTTCATTTACAAATGCAACCACTCTGGATCCAACAAATGTTGATGCCTGGTTTTATACAGGCCTGACACTCGCACGGTTGGGTAAGAATGAGGAGGCAATCTCTGCGTATGAGACAGTAAGCCAGTTGGATCCGGCAAATGCAGCAGCCTGGTTCAACAAGGGTACCAACCTGGCAGCCATCAACCGGACTGATGAAGCACTTGGCGCATATGAGAAGGCAATCGAACTTGATCCGGCATACGCATTCCCCTGGTATAACAAAGGAAATATTCAGGCAGATGCCCGAAACTTTGAAGACGCCCTTAAATCATACAACCATGCAATTGAGCTGGATCCGACCTTTACCATCGCATGGAAAGGAAAGGGAAGTGTCCTTGCAAAACTCGGGCGCACGGCAGAGTCAGTTGATGCCTACAACATTGCTAAACAACTTGAAGAGTAA
- a CDS encoding Coenzyme F420 hydrogenase/dehydrogenase, beta subunit C-terminal domain, which yields MVAKGDMIYAWAKDSEVQKKGECGGAVTALLKHALETKMVDGVVAITKGKDLYDAVPTVITNADDVIKSAGSLHCGTLLIPKLIKKYLNGAKDKKYAVTCKGCDAMAFYELAKRNQINLDNIIMIGVNCGGSVSPVAARRMISEKFEVDPDTVHKEEIDKGQFIIEFEGGHKGIKIDELEEEGYGRRSNCQRCKMKVPRQADIAAGNWGVIGDKAGKATFLEVCSEKGANLIESAKSKGALETEAANPKGIEIRGKVENAMFKLGDSCRKRDFEGLGNGKDRLKLIMTESAKCIKCYACVDNCPICYCIECSTKKPWYVAPGVLPTSFMFHLIRFAHVSDSCVNCGQCEELCPMEIPNALFMHSQQTEIEKMFGHVPGRDMSPPIHALAEEKAERARLEATGTDSIYINIFDEE from the coding sequence ATGGTAGCAAAAGGCGACATGATCTACGCATGGGCAAAAGACTCCGAGGTCCAGAAGAAAGGTGAGTGCGGAGGAGCTGTCACTGCTCTCCTGAAGCATGCACTTGAGACCAAGATGGTTGACGGTGTGGTCGCTATCACCAAAGGCAAGGATCTGTATGATGCAGTCCCAACCGTGATCACCAATGCCGATGATGTCATCAAGTCTGCAGGTTCCCTGCACTGTGGTACTCTGCTGATCCCCAAACTGATCAAGAAGTACCTGAACGGGGCAAAGGACAAGAAGTACGCAGTCACCTGCAAGGGTTGTGACGCGATGGCCTTCTACGAACTTGCCAAGAGGAACCAGATCAACCTTGACAACATCATCATGATCGGTGTCAACTGTGGAGGTTCAGTCAGCCCGGTTGCAGCACGGCGGATGATCAGCGAGAAGTTCGAGGTTGATCCTGACACTGTTCACAAGGAAGAGATCGACAAGGGTCAGTTCATCATCGAGTTCGAAGGTGGCCACAAGGGCATCAAGATCGATGAACTCGAGGAAGAGGGCTACGGACGTCGGTCTAACTGCCAGCGTTGTAAGATGAAAGTCCCCCGCCAGGCTGATATCGCAGCAGGAAACTGGGGAGTCATCGGAGACAAGGCAGGAAAGGCAACATTCCTGGAAGTCTGCTCCGAGAAGGGTGCAAACCTTATCGAGAGCGCAAAGTCCAAAGGCGCTCTTGAGACTGAAGCTGCAAACCCGAAGGGTATCGAGATCAGGGGAAAAGTCGAGAACGCAATGTTCAAGCTCGGAGACTCATGCAGAAAGCGTGACTTCGAGGGACTCGGCAACGGTAAGGACCGGCTGAAGCTGATCATGACCGAATCAGCCAAGTGTATCAAGTGTTATGCTTGTGTCGATAACTGCCCGATCTGCTACTGCATCGAGTGCTCGACCAAGAAGCCCTGGTATGTTGCACCCGGTGTACTGCCAACAAGCTTCATGTTCCACCTGATCCGGTTCGCTCACGTCTCTGACTCCTGTGTCAACTGTGGTCAGTGCGAAGAACTCTGTCCAATGGAGATTCCAAACGCTCTGTTCATGCACTCACAGCAGACCGAGATCGAGAAGATGTTCGGCCACGTCCCGGGACGCGACATGAGCCCGCCAATCCATGCACTTGCAGAGGAGAAGGCAGAGCGTGCACGTCTGGAAGCAACCGGCACCGACTCTATCTACATCAACATCTTCGACGAGGAGTAA
- the mobB gene encoding molybdopterin-guanine dinucleotide biosynthesis protein B: MKVIHIAGWSGSGKTTFIRDLVEALLPFGAVGTIKHIGDHVCDLPAGKDTSLHYNAGASVVAGIDREKTMITCRTISLPAALDQLSDAGVRYAVIEGFKNIPFQKVVIGDLDIPALIRNPKASDVISLIPSFDNYYTSGGLAKEIEEIQGTFTMTTGNAPHELSTDACTHLEDEVRTWDGVHDIRIRVQRPIVHQQARFFIVVQTETAMLGSAVLTRCMTTLGV; this comes from the coding sequence ATGAAAGTAATTCACATTGCCGGGTGGTCCGGCTCAGGGAAAACAACATTCATCCGTGATCTAGTAGAAGCGTTGCTACCATTCGGCGCGGTCGGTACAATCAAGCATATCGGTGATCATGTCTGCGACCTGCCCGCTGGGAAGGACACATCGCTGCATTATAATGCCGGAGCATCAGTGGTTGCAGGAATCGATCGTGAGAAGACGATGATCACATGTCGTACCATATCACTCCCTGCTGCTCTTGACCAACTTTCTGATGCAGGGGTCAGATACGCCGTTATTGAAGGATTTAAGAACATTCCCTTTCAGAAGGTTGTCATAGGAGATCTTGATATACCAGCCCTTATCCGAAATCCAAAGGCAAGCGATGTGATCTCACTTATTCCCTCATTTGATAATTATTACACATCGGGGGGGCTGGCAAAGGAGATTGAAGAGATACAGGGAACTTTTACGATGACAACCGGGAATGCACCACATGAACTCTCAACAGATGCCTGTACCCATCTTGAGGATGAAGTCAGGACCTGGGACGGTGTACATGATATCAGGATCAGGGTTCAGAGGCCGATTGTTCATCAACAGGCCCGATTTTTTATCGTTGTGCAAACAGAAACTGCGATGCTCGGAAGTGCCGTTCTTACCCGGTGCATGACGACACTTGGAGTATGA